CTCGCCCGCCGCGCGGCGGGCCGCTCCGGATCTAGCCACCGTGACGCCTCGCGATCCAGGGTCCAAAGGCCAGGTGCAGCCCGCCGAAGCCGAGGCCCAGCAGCAGCTCGCCCCAGCTGACCGGGGCCGCCACCGCGACGGCGCCCAGGGCGAGGAAGGCGGCGCCCATCGCGGGCACCGCGCGCACCGAGTAGGCGCCGCCGGCGACGATCGCCGTCCCGTAGAGCGACAGCCAGAGCGCGGGTACGACGTCGAGCGCCCCCGCGCGCCAGAGCGCGAGCGTCAGCAGCGCGCCCGCGAGCATCGGTGGCAGGAAGGCGAGCGCGAGCTTCTTCGCCGGGCCGACGAGCGCCGGCAGCTCGCTGCGCCGCGCCTTCCACACCGCGCCGGCGACGCTGGCGCCGAGTGCGAGCGGTGCGGCGGCGAGCCAGATGATGAGGCGCGCGCCCGCGTCCGGCTCGCGCGCGGCCAGCAGCGCCGCGCCGAGTCCCACCACGCCCGTGCCCGCGATGCCCCACCCCGACACGGCGGTGACGCTGGCGGCGCGCTCCATCGTGCTGCGGATGAAGTGCAGGTTGTCCATCGCCCGCGCGTGGAGCTGCGGGGGATCGGCAGGGTCCTGCGCGGCGGCCGGTCGGCGCGTCGGGGCGGCGGGCATGGGCGGAGGATGCGTCGCGCGCCGGCTCGTGTCAAGTACTTCGTGTGGCAAAGTAAACGGGTGGATTCTTGACAGCCGCGCGCTTGGCCCGGATGTTCGCGCGTCGGTCACGAATGGGTGACCACCTCCGTCGGCCCGCGCGTCCGCCCGCCGACGGAGACCCGCCTTCCGTGCGCGTCGAGGTCGGCCCGATGAAGCTCCCGCCCCGCTCCGCTCGTGTCGCGTGCACCGCGACCGCCCTGTTCGCCGCCGCCTGCGCCGATCCCGCCGGTCCGCGCGTCGATGCCGCCGACGTCGAGGACCGCCCCGCGTTCGAGCGCGCCGCGGCCGCCGGCGACGCCGGCCAGCCGATCCCCGACGAGTACATCGTCGTCTTCAACGGCGACGTCGCCGACGCGCCGGGCCTTGCGCAGCGCCTCGCGGCGTCGCAGGGCGCCGAGATCCGCTACACGTACCAGCACGCGCTCCGCGGCTTCGCGGCGCGCATGTCGGCGCAGGCCGCGGGGGCGCTCGCGCGCAACCCGAACGTCGCGTACGTGGAGCAGGACCAGGAGATGTACGCGTCGACGGAGCAGGCCGGCGCGACGTGGGGCATCGACCGCATCGATCAGCGCAGCCTGCCGCTGAGCACCACGTACGCGTACACCGCGACCGGCAGCGGCGTCACCGCGTACATCATCGACACCGGCATCCGCTTCTCGCACGGCGAGTTCGACGGGCGCGCGACGAGCGGATTCGACGCGGTGGACGGTGGCGCCGCCGACGACTGCAACGGCCACGGGACGCACGTCGCCGGCACGGTGGGCGGCGAGACGTACGGCGTCGCGAAGGGCGTGTCACTGGTCGCGGTGCGTGTCCTCAGCTGCTCGGGCAGCGGGTCCACCTCGGGCGTGATCGCGGGCATCAACTGGGTGACCGAGCATCACACCACGGGCGCGGCCGTCGCGAACATGAGCCTCGGCGGCGGCGCCTCGACGGCGCTCGACGACGCCGTCAGGAACTCCATCGCGGACGGCGTCAGCTACGCCATCGCCGCCGGCAACGGCAACATCATCGGCATCGCGCAGGACGCGTGCAAGTACTCGCCGGCACGCGTCGCCGAGGCGATGACCATCGGCGCGTCGGACAGGACCGACAGGAAGGCGTCGTTCTCCAACTATGGCGCCTGCGTCGACTTCTTCGCGCCGGGCGTGAGCATCACATCGGCCTGGTACCGGAGCGACGCGGACGTCAACACCATCAGCGGCACGAGCATGGCCACTCCGCACGTGGCGGGGGTCGCCGCGCTGTACCTCCAGTCGAACGGCGGCGCGACGCCGGCGCAGGTGCGCGACGCGCTGTTCGCCGGCACCACCAAGGGCGCCGTGTCGAGCGCCAAGACCACGAACAACCACCTGCTGTTCTCGGGCTACTGACGCGCGGCTCCGGCCGTCCGATGGGAATGCACGCGGGGCCGGTCCACCACCTGGCGGACCGGCCCCGCGTCGCGTTCGGGTGCTGCGGAGCGACTCAGTCCGCGCCCGCTACGGTCGTCAGCGCGTCGACGGCCATGCCCATCGCGTGGTAGCCCTTGTCCACGTAGACGGTGGTGCCCGTGATGCCGCGCGCGAGGTCGCTGGCGAGGAACGCCGCGGTGTTGCCGACGTCCATCGCGTCCAGCTGCTCGGGGAGCGCGGCGTTGCGCTCGCAGTACTCGACCATCTTGCCGATGATGCCGATCGCGCTCGCGGCGCGGCTGGCGTACGGGCCGGCCGAGATGACGTTGACGCGCGCGCCGAACTTGCGGCCCGCCTCGAAGGCGAGCGTGCGCGTGTCGCTCTCCAGCGCGGCCTTCGCGCTCGACATGCCGCCGCCGTAGCCCGGGATCACCCGCTCGCTCGCCATGTACGTCAGCGACGAGAACGAGCCGCCCGGCCGCAGGAGTGGCCCGAGGCGCTGCACCATGGAGACCATCGAGTAGGCGCTGGCGCTGACGGCGGCGAGATAGCCGTGCCGGCTCACCTCGAGCAGGGGCTTCTTGACCTCGGGGCCGTTGGCCAGCGAGTGCACGACGATGTCGAGTGGCTTCTCGCCGAAGTCGGCGACGAGCTGCGTCGCGAGCCCCTCGATGGAGAAGTCGCCGCGCTCCGCGTAGCGCTTGTTGGTGCGGATCTCCTCGGGCGCGTCGGCGAGCGTGTCGAACGTCGCGTCGAGGGGATAGATGCGCTCGAACGTCATCAGCGAGCCGTCGGCGAGGCGCCGCGAGTCGTCGATCTTCCCGCGCTCGATGAGGTTCAGGAAGATGTTGAGCGCGGGCGGCCAGGTGGCCACGCACACGGAGGCGCCGGCGGCGGCGAGCGC
This is a stretch of genomic DNA from Roseisolibacter agri. It encodes these proteins:
- a CDS encoding S8 family peptidase; translated protein: MKLPPRSARVACTATALFAAACADPAGPRVDAADVEDRPAFERAAAAGDAGQPIPDEYIVVFNGDVADAPGLAQRLAASQGAEIRYTYQHALRGFAARMSAQAAGALARNPNVAYVEQDQEMYASTEQAGATWGIDRIDQRSLPLSTTYAYTATGSGVTAYIIDTGIRFSHGEFDGRATSGFDAVDGGAADDCNGHGTHVAGTVGGETYGVAKGVSLVAVRVLSCSGSGSTSGVIAGINWVTEHHTTGAAVANMSLGGGASTALDDAVRNSIADGVSYAIAAGNGNIIGIAQDACKYSPARVAEAMTIGASDRTDRKASFSNYGACVDFFAPGVSITSAWYRSDADVNTISGTSMATPHVAGVAALYLQSNGGATPAQVRDALFAGTTKGAVSSAKTTNNHLLFSGY
- a CDS encoding enoyl-[acyl-carrier-protein] reductase — translated: MLPIDLSGRRALVAGVADDNGFGFAIAKALAAAGASVCVATWPPALNIFLNLIERGKIDDSRRLADGSLMTFERIYPLDATFDTLADAPEEIRTNKRYAERGDFSIEGLATQLVADFGEKPLDIVVHSLANGPEVKKPLLEVSRHGYLAAVSASAYSMVSMVQRLGPLLRPGGSFSSLTYMASERVIPGYGGGMSSAKAALESDTRTLAFEAGRKFGARVNVISAGPYASRAASAIGIIGKMVEYCERNAALPEQLDAMDVGNTAAFLASDLARGITGTTVYVDKGYHAMGMAVDALTTVAGAD